Part of the Thermococcus sp. 18S1 genome, TAGATTCTATTTTATCCGTCATGTCCCATCAACTCCGTATACTTCACATATTTACCTTTTACGGCGTCTATTGGATACTTCTTCTCATTCATCTTGAGCTTATCTAAAATAGCAGTTTCAAGTTCAATACCCAGTTCATTTGCCAGTAAGAACAAGTATATAGCAACATCGGCAAGTTCTTCCTCAACTTCTTTTCTCTTAGCAGGGTTTTGGATAAGTTCCATGATTTCATGATCCTCTTGCCACTGGAAATGTTCAAGTAACTCCCCAAGTTCCACTACAAGGGATATGGCTAGATTCCGTGGAGTATGATATTTTTTCCAGTCTCTATCATCCCTGAATCTAACTATCATTGAGGTCAATTCCTGTATAGTCTTCATGATTGATCTCCAAGAAAGTGTGTTACTGTAGAAATTTTTATGCATATCGGTTTTGATTCAGTCCACCCAGACGCCAATTAACAAAGCCAAACGAACTCGAATTCAAGCCCCTAGAGTTAACC contains:
- a CDS encoding nucleotide pyrophosphohydrolase translates to MKTIQELTSMIVRFRDDRDWKKYHTPRNLAISLVVELGELLEHFQWQEDHEIMELIQNPAKRKEVEEELADVAIYLFLLANELGIELETAILDKLKMNEKKYPIDAVKGKYVKYTELMGHDG